The genomic segment TTTCTTTTATATAGTAGTTTGCTCCCCACCAAAACTGTTCTTCTACATTCTTAAAATATGAAAGGAAAATACCACAATCAAAATGCTTATCATCATTTAATATCTTCCTATAGTTTTTACCATCACTCATTGCTGAAAAATCTGTATCAAGATTCATTCCATATGGCGGGTCTGATACTACTGCATCTATTTGAATACCTTTTAGGAGTTTATCCAGGTTATTTTTATTAAAGCTGTCTCCGCATAATATCCTGTGGTTTCCAAGTTCTATTAAGTCTCCTCTTTTTATTACCAGATTTTTTATTTCTTCAGGTATATATTCATCATCTACTTTTAGTTTTTCTTCTTTTATTTCCTTTAGTTCTATATCTTCAATGAATTTTAGTTCCTCATCATTAAATCCTAATAACTCAAGATTTATATCCTCTAAATTTAGAAGTTCTGTTTTTAAAAGTTCCTCATCCCATAAACTTAATTCTTTTATTTTATTATCAGCAAGTCTGTATGCCCTTACCTGATCATCTGTTAAGTCATCAGCTATTACACAGTCTATTTCTTTATATCCTAGCTTTTTAACTGCCTGTAATCTTCCATGACCTGCCACTATCACATTATTTCTGTCTATTACTATGGGCTGTCTGAATCCGTATTTTTTT from the Sebaldella sp. S0638 genome contains:
- a CDS encoding ParB N-terminal domain-containing protein gives rise to the protein MEIRKINIKDLREYDNNPVIHSREQISKLAEIIKKYGFRQPIVIDRNNVIVAGHGRLQAVKKLGYKEIDCVIADDLTDDQVRAYRLADNKIKELSLWDEELLKTELLNLEDINLELLGFNDEELKFIEDIELKEIKEEKLKVDDEYIPEEIKNLVIKRGDLIELGNHRILCGDSFNKNNLDKLLKGIQIDAVVSDPPYGMNLDTDFSAMSDGKNYRKILNDDKHFDCGIFLSYFKNVEEQFWWGANYYIKEIKGGSWLVWDKRTDFESESMNIAKADYTLSEFELCWSKVKHRQRIARFFWFGFNGTQFEPEKGKKGIVGANQSIKRIHANQKPVRLYNWLYENFLKESHKNIWDGFLG